The window ACCTTGCGCCCGATGATTCCCTGCACTGACATCTCTCTTGCCTCTTCTTCTGCGCTCGCGGCCGCCCGCTAAAGCGCCTCGGGCCGCCGCTACTTGGCGTGCTCCTTGCCGAAAGCCTTGATCTCCACGTCCACGCCCGCGGGCAGATCCAGCTTCATGAGAGCGTCCACGGTCTGCGGAGTGGGCTCGAAGATGTCGAGGAGCCGCTTGTGGGTGCGGATCTCAAACTGCTCCCGGCTCTTCTTGTCCACGTGGGGCGAGCGGAGGGCGGTCCAGCGGTTCTTGACCGTGGGCAGGGGGATCGGTCCCGCCACCCGCGCCCCCGTCCGCTTGGCGGTGTCCACGATCTCGCCGGTGGATTGGTCCAGGATCCGGTAGTCATAGGCCTTGAGCCGGATCCGGATCTTCTCGTTCAGCATCATGAGTGGTTTACCCGCTT of the Vicinamibacteria bacterium genome contains:
- the rpsJ gene encoding 30S ribosomal protein S10, which encodes MLNEKIRIRLKAYDYRILDQSTGEIVDTAKRTGARVAGPIPLPTVKNRWTALRSPHVDKKSREQFEIRTHKRLLDIFEPTPQTVDALMKLDLPAGVDVEIKAFGKEHAK